The Actinomycetes bacterium sequence GAGCCGGCCGCCCCGTCGTCCAGCGGCGCCCCGGCCAGCCGGGCGGCGGCCCAGGCCAGCCCCCCCGCGACGCTCCCGGCGACCAGCAGCCGGACGTAAGTCCGAACCACCCGCGCTCCGTCCAGACCGCCGAGACGGCGTCGCA is a genomic window containing:
- a CDS encoding murein biosynthesis integral membrane protein MurJ, which produces RRRLGGLDGARVVRTYVRLLVAGSVAGGLAWAAARLAGAPLDDGAAGSAVALAAGGVVLLATYVLLARLLHVHELTDLAGSVRGRVRR